Proteins co-encoded in one Methanobrevibacter gottschalkii DSM 11977 genomic window:
- a CDS encoding sugar phosphate isomerase/epimerase family protein, translating into MKIGASTLAGIEYKLENTLEFIEDLGLNYAELVHQFPNESIDVELLENFNLKYSIHTPFMDVNIASLQNQSRINAINQIKSSFKLANKIDCESVVIHPGTIPFLANKYFRSKVIDVANKSMIELGGYGEDLGVQTTFENMPQFDNMIYSNIEKLHEFLTDNNLSMTLDIGHAKHAGYSSEEMYFDSIKHIHIHDNFGDDDTHLALGEGSIDLNHIVNTLEKNNYDGIYIIEVNNYDSIKKSYEYMKKNF; encoded by the coding sequence ATGAAAATTGGAGCATCAACACTTGCAGGAATAGAATATAAATTAGAAAATACTTTAGAATTTATTGAAGATTTAGGACTGAATTATGCTGAATTAGTGCACCAATTTCCTAATGAAAGTATTGATGTTGAATTATTAGAAAATTTTAATCTAAAATATTCAATTCACACACCTTTTATGGATGTTAATATTGCAAGTTTACAAAATCAGAGCAGAATAAATGCAATCAATCAAATTAAATCCTCATTTAAACTCGCAAATAAAATTGACTGCGAATCGGTTGTCATACATCCTGGAACTATTCCCTTTTTAGCAAACAAATACTTTAGAAGCAAAGTTATTGATGTTGCTAATAAATCGATGATCGAACTTGGAGGATATGGAGAAGATTTAGGAGTACAAACTACTTTTGAAAATATGCCCCAGTTTGACAATATGATTTACAGCAATATCGAAAAATTACATGAATTTCTAACAGACAACAACCTCTCAATGACTTTAGACATTGGTCATGCTAAACATGCAGGATATTCGTCAGAGGAAATGTATTTTGATTCCATTAAACACATACACATCCATGATAATTTTGGTGATGATGACACACACCTTGCATTAGGTGAGGGGTCAATTGATTTAAACCATATAGTAAACACTTTAGAGAAAAATAATTACGATGGCATCTACATCATTGAAGTAAATAACTATGATTCCATCAAAAAAAGTTACGAATATATGAAAAAGAACTTTTAG
- a CDS encoding DEAD/DEAH box helicase yields the protein MTSYISHPLLKENAIESRLYQQVLAGDVLKKGNTMVVAPTALGKTIVAVLVAADRLQKVKNSKILILAPSKPLAIQHEASFKEFITLPCASITGAIKPEERVKRWEESRIISATPQTVESDLLNGRYDLSSVSLMVFDECHHGVGSYSYVYLASRYVQESKFNLILALTASPGSDKLKIKEVCENLYIQNIVVKTEEDADVKPYFNPVELDWVRVKMSSEIEKIKGYVDKSLKIRLKALKNMGIIRTVSVGKVDILKARGKVQGEIARSTNPDKDLFQAISILSAVINIQHAQELIETQGVQTFNKYVARLRKKKTKAAKSLMWDDNFSRAIKLAREAEKHGWEHPKLGEITKIIKKELGESDGQLKLTTNRFDDKNDKNASKIMVFTQYRDTLEMIHQKLEKEGIKSVKFFGQASKDGEKGLTQKQQKAIIKSFKMGEYDVLISTSVAEEGIDIPAVDLVILYEPVPSEVRMIQRRGRTGRKRTGRVKVLMTNGTRDEAYYWTSVNKESRMKNQLIDPDVLEELNASAIERMENQRNVKVIEKPKKENNFPIVYADSREGNSKVIRHLTEMEIDVKVNSMAVADYQVSDEVAIERKTAKDFVDSIIDKRLFKQARELSEEFKRPLLILEGDDLYAGMVNPNAIRGSLASIAIDFGISIIPTRNAQDTAAMIKRIAVREQNGERTPIQIRTDKKPVSMLEQQLFIVESLPNIGPVNAKNLLAHFGSVGKIINASESDLQEVEGIGKKTAENIRKVIDSKYLYFEKEIKEKRLL from the coding sequence ATGACTAGTTATATTTCTCATCCTCTATTGAAAGAGAATGCAATTGAATCAAGATTATATCAGCAAGTGCTTGCAGGGGATGTTTTAAAAAAAGGAAACACTATGGTTGTTGCACCTACTGCTTTAGGTAAAACAATTGTGGCAGTTTTAGTTGCAGCAGATAGGTTGCAGAAGGTTAAAAATTCTAAAATACTGATTTTAGCTCCTTCCAAACCATTAGCAATTCAACATGAAGCTAGTTTTAAAGAGTTTATTACTCTCCCATGCGCTTCAATAACTGGTGCTATTAAGCCAGAAGAGAGAGTTAAAAGATGGGAAGAATCAAGAATAATTTCTGCAACACCTCAAACTGTTGAGTCTGACTTATTAAATGGACGTTATGATTTGAGTAGTGTTTCTTTAATGGTATTTGATGAATGTCATCATGGTGTCGGATCTTATTCTTATGTATATCTGGCGTCTCGATATGTTCAGGAATCTAAGTTTAATCTAATTTTAGCTCTTACTGCTTCTCCAGGTTCAGATAAACTTAAAATCAAAGAAGTTTGTGAGAATTTATACATTCAAAACATTGTTGTTAAAACAGAAGAGGATGCTGATGTGAAACCTTACTTTAATCCAGTAGAACTGGATTGGGTTAGAGTAAAGATGAGTAGTGAAATTGAGAAAATTAAAGGATATGTAGATAAATCTCTAAAAATAAGACTCAAAGCTTTGAAAAATATGGGAATTATTAGAACCGTATCTGTTGGAAAAGTTGATATTTTAAAAGCAAGGGGAAAAGTTCAAGGCGAGATTGCAAGATCCACTAATCCTGATAAAGATTTATTTCAGGCTATTTCTATTTTAAGTGCTGTTATTAATATTCAACATGCTCAGGAGTTAATCGAAACTCAGGGTGTTCAAACATTTAATAAATATGTTGCAAGGCTACGTAAAAAGAAAACTAAAGCCGCTAAATCATTAATGTGGGATGATAATTTTAGCCGTGCTATTAAATTGGCAAGGGAAGCTGAAAAGCATGGGTGGGAGCATCCAAAATTAGGAGAAATTACAAAAATCATCAAAAAGGAATTGGGAGAAAGTGATGGTCAACTTAAATTGACTACTAATCGTTTTGATGATAAGAATGATAAGAATGCATCTAAAATTATGGTATTTACTCAATATCGTGATACTCTTGAGATGATTCATCAGAAACTTGAAAAAGAAGGAATTAAATCAGTTAAATTCTTTGGACAAGCGTCAAAAGATGGTGAAAAAGGTTTAACTCAAAAACAGCAAAAAGCGATTATCAAATCATTTAAAATGGGGGAATATGATGTTTTGATATCTACCAGTGTGGCTGAAGAGGGCATTGATATTCCTGCTGTGGATTTGGTTATATTATATGAGCCAGTTCCCTCTGAAGTACGTATGATTCAAAGACGTGGAAGAACTGGCCGTAAAAGAACTGGTCGTGTAAAAGTATTGATGACTAATGGAACAAGGGATGAAGCTTATTACTGGACCAGTGTCAATAAAGAAAGCCGTATGAAAAATCAATTAATAGATCCGGATGTTTTAGAAGAGTTAAATGCATCTGCAATTGAACGTATGGAAAATCAAAGAAATGTAAAAGTCATTGAAAAGCCTAAAAAAGAAAACAATTTTCCAATTGTTTATGCGGATTCCCGTGAAGGTAATTCAAAAGTAATTAGGCACTTAACTGAAATGGAAATTGATGTTAAAGTTAATTCAATGGCTGTTGCTGATTATCAGGTAAGTGATGAAGTGGCAATTGAGAGAAAAACAGCAAAAGATTTTGTTGATTCAATTATTGATAAAAGATTATTTAAACAAGCTCGTGAATTATCAGAGGAATTTAAACGTCCTTTATTGATTCTTGAAGGTGATGATTTATATGCTGGTATGGTTAATCCAAATGCAATTCGCGGATCATTAGCATCAATTGCAATTGATTTTGGCATTAGCATTATTCCAACAAGAAATGCTCAGGATACTGCTGCAATGATTAAAAGAATTGCAGTTCGTGAACAAAATGGTGAAAGGACTCCTATTCAGATTAGAACAGATAAAAAACCTGTAAGCATGTTGGAACAACAACTGTTCATTGTCGAGTCTTTACCGAATATTGGTCCTGTTAATGCTAAAAATTTGCTTGCTCATTTCGGTAGTGTTGGAAAAATAATAAATGCAAGTGAAAGTGACCTTCAGGAAGTTGAAGGTATTGGTAAAAAAACAGCAGAAAATATTAGAAAGGTAATTGATTCAAAATACCTTTATTTTGAAAAGGAAATTAAAGAAAAAAGGCTTCTCTAA
- a CDS encoding Mur ligase family protein, with translation MNKNKTFGVIGVCGANGNLIARILKQRGYNVIGTDLSFKKDCRFAKALEGYDIEVFYGNAPEAFFKKADYIIPPASLSKDSSLFKQMGDKPIFELYDVIEMIQSEKPVFGITGTNGKTTTTTLLKKIAYDNGIKPCEHDLEGMQGNAEFIPILQSRLDGDVGIIEVGTFGVPGTIGRIVKNTGMSGGLITNITPDHLNDLGSFMDYAKVKAEFISELGLGQLIVNGQDPTIMGLLRELDFKGEVITFGVDELPDSIGMKECVCGNEIAVKEIISGCGYYFCKCGLTTPQADYIATNIDLKNRTFDLHTPTEKLTVKMGVDGLHNVYNLTGVIIAAHKFLDLPYDKILPTIASFTGVSGRMEEVAKVKGKDIFVDYAHNPAGVETVLKEFKKLFGDFTTVITVSSESGYVGDIDIFNSALKFSKFIVPASVASQKIAIEKLKSKPELNDRIFLNHIDNFEKTGTLGASEDEVRDGLRKALNLDCEMVIAIGEAATKFKNAVFDL, from the coding sequence ATGAATAAAAATAAAACCTTCGGAGTTATTGGTGTTTGTGGAGCAAACGGAAATTTAATAGCAAGGATTCTTAAACAAAGAGGATATAATGTTATCGGGACTGATCTGTCTTTCAAAAAGGATTGCCGGTTTGCTAAAGCATTAGAAGGTTATGATATTGAAGTATTCTACGGAAATGCTCCGGAAGCTTTCTTTAAAAAGGCAGATTATATAATTCCTCCTGCTAGTTTATCTAAAGATTCTAGTTTATTTAAACAAATGGGGGACAAACCTATTTTTGAATTATATGATGTAATTGAAATGATTCAATCTGAAAAACCAGTCTTTGGAATAACTGGTACTAATGGTAAGACAACCACCACTACATTACTTAAAAAAATTGCTTATGATAATGGAATTAAACCATGTGAACATGATTTGGAAGGCATGCAAGGTAATGCTGAGTTTATTCCAATTTTACAATCTAGATTGGATGGAGATGTTGGAATTATTGAAGTGGGAACTTTTGGTGTTCCGGGAACTATTGGAAGAATAGTTAAAAATACTGGAATGTCCGGCGGTTTAATTACAAATATTACTCCTGATCATTTAAATGATCTTGGAAGTTTCATGGATTATGCAAAAGTTAAAGCGGAATTCATTTCTGAACTCGGTCTTGGTCAATTAATTGTAAATGGACAAGATCCAACAATTATGGGACTTTTAAGAGAACTTGATTTTAAAGGAGAAGTAATTACCTTTGGGGTTGATGAACTCCCGGATTCAATTGGAATGAAAGAATGTGTATGCGGAAATGAAATTGCTGTTAAAGAAATAATTTCGGGCTGCGGATACTACTTCTGTAAATGCGGCCTTACAACTCCTCAAGCTGATTATATTGCAACAAATATTGATTTAAAAAATAGAACTTTTGATTTGCATACTCCAACTGAAAAATTAACAGTTAAGATGGGAGTTGATGGACTTCACAATGTATACAATTTAACTGGAGTCATTATTGCAGCTCATAAATTCTTAGACTTACCTTATGATAAAATTTTACCTACAATTGCAAGTTTCACTGGTGTAAGTGGAAGAATGGAAGAAGTTGCAAAAGTTAAAGGGAAAGATATTTTTGTTGATTATGCACATAATCCTGCAGGTGTAGAAACAGTTTTAAAAGAATTTAAAAAGTTATTTGGAGACTTTACAACTGTAATTACAGTTTCATCTGAATCAGGATATGTTGGGGATATTGATATATTTAACAGTGCTTTGAAATTTTCAAAATTCATTGTTCCAGCATCAGTTGCATCACAAAAAATAGCAATTGAAAAACTTAAATCAAAGCCCGAATTAAATGATAGGATATTTTTAAACCATATTGATAACTTTGAGAAAACTGGAACTCTTGGGGCTTCTGAAGATGAAGTTCGGGATGGTTTAAGAAAAGCTTTAAATTTGGATTGTGAAATGGTAATAGCTATTGGAGAAGCTGCTACTAAATTCAAGAATGCTGTTTTTGATTTATAA
- a CDS encoding Mur ligase family protein, with amino-acid sequence MNYLVVGAGNASRPVARLLNYLGHDVVVTDLKDISEFKIEFQRSLIEMEKEGVRLDMANKNPSVEGFDAVYMPPTLPETAPIAQKIYESDLKILTNEEFSKIVNDLIDVDIIGITGTMGKTTTTFITTSLFKQAGYKVWSCSSLVNNLVSEAIVDGIVKGKVNECDIAIFELPHGTIGLLNKLNIKIGLLTNIAEDHLSEFGGSLEKYQKRKLLLQAMSEIFISNNSCHDIIEKVRDDAIFYALDEDVDFKGTVGDKSLTIAYGDNEFTTPFNMMSYFFENSVAAASIALTYGVNEKDIIDALKAFKGLPAHMEDVGEYNGRKVILDSAFLYDGMKITLDYFKDDSVVLFLDHFDTLSVRDKAEVGNLISEYNLKAVIASGFNEVTQAVEMDAANEILDAITNINIEKVAVETIEKAAELTFKYSEPGDVILHMGPLIAYDRLTTVDKIIKGLERGSKKYE; translated from the coding sequence ATGAATTATTTAGTTGTTGGTGCTGGAAATGCTAGTAGGCCTGTTGCAAGATTATTAAATTATTTGGGTCATGATGTTGTTGTAACAGATTTAAAAGATATTTCTGAATTTAAAATAGAATTTCAAAGAAGTTTAATTGAAATGGAAAAAGAAGGGGTAAGATTAGATATGGCTAACAAAAATCCTTCAGTTGAAGGTTTTGATGCTGTTTATATGCCTCCTACTTTGCCCGAAACAGCTCCAATCGCTCAAAAAATTTATGAGTCTGACTTAAAAATTTTAACTAATGAAGAATTCTCTAAAATCGTAAATGATTTAATTGATGTGGATATTATTGGAATTACTGGAACTATGGGAAAAACAACTACTACTTTTATTACAACTAGCTTATTTAAACAAGCAGGATATAAAGTGTGGTCATGTTCTTCTCTTGTAAATAATTTAGTTTCAGAAGCTATTGTTGACGGTATTGTTAAAGGTAAAGTCAATGAATGTGATATAGCTATTTTTGAACTTCCTCATGGTACTATTGGTCTTTTAAACAAATTAAATATTAAAATTGGTCTTTTAACTAATATTGCAGAGGATCATTTATCAGAGTTCGGTGGTTCTCTTGAAAAGTATCAGAAACGTAAACTGTTATTGCAGGCAATGAGTGAGATTTTCATATCAAATAATTCATGTCATGATATAATTGAAAAAGTCCGTGATGATGCAATATTTTATGCTTTAGATGAAGATGTTGACTTTAAAGGTACTGTTGGTGATAAGTCATTAACTATTGCCTATGGTGATAATGAATTTACAACACCGTTTAATATGATGAGTTATTTCTTTGAAAACTCTGTTGCAGCAGCCTCTATTGCATTAACATATGGAGTTAATGAAAAAGATATCATCGATGCTTTAAAGGCATTTAAAGGTTTGCCTGCGCATATGGAAGATGTTGGGGAGTATAATGGCAGAAAAGTAATTTTGGATTCTGCGTTTTTATATGATGGAATGAAAATTACCCTTGATTACTTTAAAGATGATAGTGTTGTATTGTTCTTAGATCATTTTGATACCTTGTCTGTAAGGGACAAGGCAGAAGTTGGCAATCTAATAAGTGAATATAACCTTAAAGCAGTTATAGCTAGCGGATTTAATGAGGTTACACAGGCTGTTGAAATGGATGCTGCAAATGAAATTTTAGATGCTATAACTAATATAAACATTGAAAAAGTTGCTGTTGAAACAATAGAAAAAGCAGCTGAATTAACTTTCAAATATTCCGAGCCTGGAGATGTTATTTTACACATGGGGCCACTTATAGCATATGATAGATTAACTACTGTTGATAAAATTATTAAAGGACTTGAAAGAGGAAGTAAAAAGTATGAATAA
- a CDS encoding aconitase X catalytic domain-containing protein, whose product MFLTKKEEQMCDGEFGETIRKSMDILVALGDIYGASKLVDITSAQVSGVSYKTIGDAGLEYLEDLARDGSGKATINASLNPPGTDLDNWKELGFPEEFAIKQNQIVDAYANLGIYKTCTCTPYLVGNVPRFADHVSWSESSAVAFVNSVIGARTNREGGPAALAAAIVGKTPLYGFHLEQNRKANLIVNVDCKINGADFGALGYIIGKFVGGGVPYFNLMNSPNNNDLKTLGAALASSGSVALYHMENITPEHKNAGKDDVEDIMFVSRDQINETRQKLSTTDKKPDLICLGCPHASLDEIKQVASIVQGKTIKNKLWICTSVSVKATSDRMGYTKIIEQAGGNIVCDTCMVVAPIEDMGFEVIGVNSAKAANYVPSMCGLDVVYNDVENLIQFK is encoded by the coding sequence ATGTTTTTAACAAAAAAAGAAGAACAAATGTGTGATGGGGAGTTTGGAGAAACTATCAGAAAAAGCATGGATATCTTAGTTGCTTTAGGGGATATCTATGGTGCTTCTAAATTGGTTGATATTACTTCCGCACAGGTATCTGGTGTTTCATATAAAACTATTGGAGATGCTGGTTTAGAATATCTTGAAGATTTGGCTCGTGACGGATCAGGTAAAGCTACCATTAATGCTTCATTAAACCCGCCAGGAACTGATTTGGATAACTGGAAAGAGTTAGGTTTTCCAGAAGAATTTGCAATTAAGCAAAATCAAATTGTGGATGCTTATGCAAATCTGGGAATTTATAAAACTTGTACTTGTACACCCTATTTGGTGGGTAATGTTCCAAGATTTGCAGATCATGTGTCCTGGTCAGAATCATCTGCTGTGGCATTTGTTAATTCTGTTATCGGAGCTAGGACTAATCGTGAAGGTGGTCCGGCGGCATTGGCGGCAGCTATTGTCGGTAAAACTCCATTATATGGATTCCACTTGGAGCAAAATAGGAAAGCTAATTTAATTGTCAATGTTGATTGCAAAATCAATGGTGCAGATTTTGGTGCATTAGGTTATATTATTGGTAAATTTGTTGGTGGTGGAGTTCCATACTTCAATTTAATGAATTCTCCCAATAATAATGATTTAAAAACTTTAGGGGCGGCACTTGCATCTTCAGGTTCAGTTGCTCTTTATCACATGGAAAATATAACTCCCGAACATAAAAATGCTGGAAAAGATGATGTTGAAGATATCATGTTTGTTTCAAGAGATCAAATTAATGAAACTCGCCAAAAATTATCCACTACTGATAAAAAACCAGATTTAATTTGTTTAGGATGTCCTCATGCATCTCTTGATGAAATTAAACAAGTAGCTAGCATTGTTCAAGGAAAAACTATTAAAAATAAATTATGGATTTGTACGTCCGTAAGTGTAAAGGCAACATCTGATAGAATGGGCTATACTAAGATTATTGAACAAGCAGGTGGAAATATTGTATGTGATACTTGTATGGTTGTAGCTCCTATTGAAGATATGGGCTTTGAAGTAATAGGTGTGAACTCAGCAAAAGCGGCAAACTATGTTCCGTCAATGTGCGGACTTGATGTTGTATATAATGATGTGGAAAATTTAATACAGTTTAAATAA
- a CDS encoding single-stranded-DNA-specific exonuclease RecJ produces MLNRASEATDMLKEHIENDDVIRIISHNDADGISSAAVLANALAEEDVQFHTTIIPRLKGDIVNQLRHEKYDLFIFSDMGSPFIKEFNTYKHDVIVADHHQVNDTEAESNVVHLNPHLFGIDGSKDLCGAGSSYLTIRGLDKKHLAYFALIGAFGDMQGQNGFTGVNKLIVDDAIESGTLEIHEGLKIVSKSSEPIFKSLAYTFSPPLPKISGDFEGAREFLERMNLSYGIKFTDLEDEEKDLLKEALMSINPDIFGDCYTVPKEVPLLRDLEEYSYILDACGKNKKQGLGLSIALGERDQALDTALKLQSQYRDQIVKGLEWIKKQGAEQLNSIQYLYSEDKVLKSVMGTIASIGLSVELLDDSKPVIGLSRLHKDIKISGRTTRNMVAKGVNLGKALQDSSNNFGGTGGGHDIAAGAMVAYEFKDKFLHLVDEMVEYQLTND; encoded by the coding sequence TTGTTAAATAGGGCTAGTGAAGCAACAGATATGCTCAAGGAGCATATTGAAAATGATGACGTTATAAGAATAATTTCTCATAACGATGCGGATGGAATATCCTCTGCAGCCGTATTAGCGAATGCTCTTGCCGAAGAGGATGTACAATTCCATACTACAATTATTCCTCGTCTTAAAGGTGATATTGTAAATCAATTAAGGCATGAAAAATATGATTTATTCATATTCTCAGACATGGGAAGTCCATTTATTAAAGAATTCAACACATATAAACATGATGTTATTGTTGCAGATCATCATCAAGTAAATGATACTGAAGCGGAAAGCAATGTTGTACACTTGAATCCTCATTTGTTTGGAATAGATGGTAGTAAAGATTTATGTGGTGCAGGTTCAAGTTATCTTACTATTCGCGGGCTTGATAAAAAACATTTAGCTTATTTTGCTTTAATCGGTGCATTTGGTGATATGCAAGGACAAAATGGATTTACTGGAGTAAACAAACTAATTGTTGATGATGCTATTGAAAGCGGAACTTTAGAAATTCATGAAGGGTTGAAAATTGTTTCCAAATCATCTGAACCAATTTTTAAATCTTTAGCTTATACTTTTTCACCTCCTCTTCCTAAGATTAGTGGAGATTTTGAGGGTGCACGTGAATTTTTAGAACGTATGAACTTGTCTTATGGAATTAAATTCACAGATTTGGAAGACGAAGAGAAAGATTTATTAAAAGAAGCGTTGATGTCTATTAATCCGGATATTTTTGGAGATTGTTATACAGTTCCAAAAGAAGTACCATTATTGCGTGATCTGGAGGAGTATTCTTATATTCTTGATGCATGCGGTAAAAACAAAAAACAAGGCCTTGGTTTAAGTATTGCACTTGGCGAACGTGATCAAGCACTTGACACTGCTTTAAAATTACAAAGTCAATATAGGGATCAAATTGTTAAAGGTCTTGAATGGATTAAGAAACAAGGTGCTGAACAGCTTAATAGTATTCAGTACTTATATTCTGAAGATAAAGTATTAAAGTCTGTGATGGGTACTATTGCAAGTATAGGTTTGTCAGTTGAATTATTGGATGATTCAAAACCAGTGATTGGTCTTTCAAGGCTTCATAAGGATATTAAGATATCTGGCAGAACCACTCGTAATATGGTTGCAAAGGGAGTTAATTTAGGTAAAGCATTGCAAGACTCTTCAAACAACTTTGGTGGTACCGGAGGAGGTCATGACATCGCAGCGGGTGCTATGGTTGCTTATGAATTTAAAGATAAGTTCCTACACCTAGTTGATGAAATGGTTGAATATCAATTAACAAATGATTAA
- a CDS encoding 30S ribosomal protein S15, with the protein MARPEWVTYSDEEIEEMILKFNKEGKSTSEIGIVLRDQYGIPSVKDVTGERITQILKRNDQAGQYPEDLLNLIKRAVNIRDHLSENPKDLHSKRGLTIIESRIRRLASYYVSEGALPEGWRYNPKEAALLVK; encoded by the coding sequence ATGGCAAGACCAGAATGGGTAACTTATAGTGATGAAGAAATTGAAGAAATGATTTTAAAATTTAACAAAGAAGGTAAAAGCACTTCTGAAATCGGTATTGTATTAAGAGATCAATATGGAATTCCATCTGTTAAAGATGTTACTGGTGAAAGAATCACTCAAATTTTAAAAAGAAATGATCAAGCTGGACAATACCCGGAAGATTTATTAAATTTAATCAAAAGAGCTGTTAACATCAGAGATCACTTATCTGAAAATCCTAAAGATTTACACTCTAAAAGAGGTTTAACTATCATCGAATCAAGAATCAGAAGATTAGCATCTTACTATGTAAGTGAAGGTGCATTACCTGAAGGATGGAGATATAATCCAAAAGAAGCAGCACTCCTTGTTAAATAG
- a CDS encoding XTP/dITP diphosphatase — MITFITGNEHKVKEAENIFKDYDINLEHIDLGYEEPQGTLEEVAISGAEYACRKLDKPVIVEDAGLFIKALKGFPGTYSHYVQDTLGNQGILKLLADTDDRYAEFRSVIGYCAPNSEPKIFLGKVSGEIAVEERGDLGFAFDPLFYVPSLGKTFGELTTEEKNQFSHRKNSLEQFIKWYSSQE; from the coding sequence ATGATAACATTTATAACTGGTAATGAACATAAAGTTAAAGAAGCAGAGAATATTTTCAAAGATTATGACATTAATTTAGAGCATATTGATTTAGGTTATGAAGAACCTCAAGGAACTCTTGAGGAAGTAGCTATATCAGGTGCAGAATATGCCTGTCGTAAACTTGATAAACCTGTGATTGTTGAAGATGCTGGTTTATTCATTAAAGCTTTAAAAGGATTTCCTGGAACATATTCACATTATGTTCAAGATACATTGGGAAATCAGGGAATTTTAAAGTTATTAGCAGATACTGATGACCGTTATGCCGAATTCAGGTCAGTTATTGGGTACTGTGCTCCCAATTCTGAGCCCAAGATCTTTTTAGGTAAGGTATCAGGTGAAATCGCAGTTGAAGAAAGAGGAGATTTAGGGTTTGCCTTTGATCCACTTTTTTATGTTCCAAGTCTTGGTAAAACATTTGGTGAACTTACAACTGAGGAAAAAAACCAATTTTCACATAGAAAAAATTCTTTAGAACAATTTATTAAATGGTATTCTAGTCAAGAATAA